A window of Schistocerca serialis cubense isolate TAMUIC-IGC-003099 chromosome 1, iqSchSeri2.2, whole genome shotgun sequence genomic DNA:
AAACAGCAAAAACTTTTTGGCAACTAATATTACATATGGAAGCTTAGCTTTTGTTGCAGCTGTACAGTATGTATATTtccttaaaccattaacttttcttatttgtgcaaTTGTGCTACTTAGCAGTTATGTTGCTATTGTCTAACATCACGTGACTTGTGCTCTGAATACCTGCTGTCAGTGGCtagtgagatcacgtgacatgagctgtaaTTGGGTGACAAAAgcacattgcaatctcgatttAAGTGCTTCATAAGCTGCCGTGCTGTATTTGGTGGTATTTGTATTTATACgtacgtaatatgaaaatatgcagtgtaaatgTTGTCATCCATCAAAGATCTTTACAAAGTGTCGGAAACTTCTGCCCTGGTGAATAAACGGATACCttttacagctctgagggaaaGTATGATGTCACTTAAAATACACTTTCACTGCGGAAAAGTGGAATTTCACTAGAGAAGAAGTGTTTTTTCGACCGAGAAAAAgtttttaactgggaaaaatctgggaatttttttgccttatctgcgtatacaccctgtacCTAGTTGAGGTTGAGTGACTGTGCAGTGAGAGGAAGTTACACTGCCCCTCTCATTACAATCTTTACTGGGCTGCCCTTTTCCCCCCAATACCTGTAATTAAACCTCAAAAGTTAACTAGTAGTAAATACACATGAATTTTCTGCAGCAAAGCAATTTTGCAGTATTCAGTAAGCATTGAGGTTAAGCTTAAGTAATTTTCCCATTTGTGTGATCATATAAGagaactgacatctggtttcagaGAAAAGAGGATGTTCCTAAGGAAAATACTCCAGATGGCAGTGCAGTGAAGAAACTAGTATCACAAGGGCGTAGTCCAAGAGCAGTCTTCTCTCCAGCAAGTTTTTCTCCCAAAGTGTAAGCGTTTTCACTTTTTATATGCTAAGATGTATTACAAATTATGAATGCTGTAAattggacggacacacacacacacacacacacacacacacacagtgtgtaacatatataTTAGTTGTTGTACTGCAATGACATGGATAACTGTAACAATGTTGTTCTAGTGCAACTCCATCTACGAAGTATGAGTCCCGAACTAATTCTGGTGACATTGTCTTAGAGCATGGGAACTGTGAAGGTGCCTTGTGGTCAGCTCGAACTAAATTTACACCAATAGTTACCCATGATGAAGTAAAACACCAGAGGTTTCGTTTTATGTTTGAACGTCTTCAGGAGAAAGCGGAAATTTTGGGTGATGTGATTCACGAATTGGGTCAAGAATTACTTCAGCAGAACAATCTTTCTGAACCCACAAACCCAACTGTAAGGCATGCGGTTAGTATTTTATGTTGTTCTACAgagattgaaactgaaaaaaatcttgtttctgCACAGTATTTATGAAAGTTAAATCAGTAAACTGTGAATTATTGTGCTTTGTATTGTTTATTTTAGGAACTATTTGTAGCTGCTGGGAGAGTTTGTTGTGATGCTAATGGCAGACTAAACCCAAGTTCTGTACTTTTGGAGAGTGAACAGAGTTTTGGTTGTGGAAAATCTGTTGCTCTCGACCTTAGCCAGCTTGAAACCTATTCGCTGTTTCCAGGACAAATAATTGCCATAGAAGGTGTTAATCTTGATGGAAAGAAAGTGATCGTTAAAAAACTGTACACAGACATAAAACCTGTTCTTGCAGACTCTCTCCCAACATTCAGCAATGATGATggtaagaccttacaacaaatttttaTATGCATAGTACTCAATgaaagaaagtattttttattgtttaaaatcTTTCATCAATATTTGTAGTACCCTAGCTATCCATTTAATAGCTAAATTCCAGCACCATAATACAATGAAATGACTTGTGGGTTAAATTGGGGTCTTATTTGTGAATTGCTGCACTTTTGATATGCTTTGTGGCCATTATTATTTATAGTTCTTTATAGAAGGCAAAGGCAGCTTTCTTTATACAGTCGAAGTTTTTGCCAGGTTTCCTGTGCCTTTTATATCAATATGATTTAAATTTCGGACACTACTCTTGTTTCTTGCTCCAGAGgttaaagtgaaaaaagtttctctAGTGAGAGATGAGTGTTTAAATACGTGGCCCACTGCATGGTGTATGGTGAAGGGGCACTGCACTGCTGACATCCCATTCAACTATCCCTtcattaaagtgtgtgtgtgtgtgtgtgtgtgtgtgtgtgtgtgtgtgtgtgtgtgtgtgcgcgcgcgcgcctttACTGAAATAAAGATTTTGCCATTCATAAatattctaattggtgttggacCCTCTTGGTTAATTGGGGGAGAGGGGGCAGAATTTTTAAAGCTCATGTTCATGATGTCTACATTTTCATGAGTCGGTTTAAAGATGGAGGTAAGAGAACAAGGAACTACAAGAGGAAAGGAAaaggacatttatttaaggaagtgTAAAGCTTAGTCAGCAGAAATCTTTGTAAAACACTAATGACATGTTTCATTCAAGGCACACATCAGTAATTCATTTGCActgtatattcagtaaatatattcCTGTAGTatctgtgttttattcagtttacTCTCCCTGAATTTACACGATGGAGACAGAAGCTATGACGCTTGAGTGAATTCATTGAATAATTTTTGTTCAAGGAAAGGTAAATTGGGCCTTAGGAAAAAATTCTCGTTTTTGTTCTTGACTGAGTCAAGAGGCATTCATCTGATAGTGGGTATCAGATTTTTGAAGTTAAAACTTAAGTATTTCATACAGTATCTTCTGAATGGTCAGTAATGTTAGTGTGAGTTAATAATGAATTGTGCACCATTCAGTTACAGGAATAGAAATAGTAACACAGTGAAACATTTCTTCTAATAAGTTTCCTGCCATTAAGTATAGTTATATTGTAACATGGGGAACAAGGAATTGTGAATTTGCTAATGGCAGGaagagtgttggggggggggggggggggtagaaattgtagaggcagaccaaggcttgaatacagtaagcaggttcacatggatgtaggctgcaagagttatgtggagatgaagaggcttgcacaggatagactcctatcatggtgagctgcatcaaaccggtattTATTGTAATGAGCGCAACATAAAGATACTGGAATATGTTTCACTATTGTTAAATTTCATAGAGAATTATTATtgacactgtagttcagaataccAATTAGCATTGAAATATCTTCTGAGTATTTGAACTGTTCTCTCCCAGGAGTTTTGAAACGGAGTGTATACGCTCCAGGaagaacctgggaattttttcatcctggaGAAAACCAGGGAATTCTGGGaacttttcgttgttttagttttcagttacgttttgattggtaagaactgatactccaaCAAAGAATTTTCCTTGTGCCCGGTACTGCAAGTTATTTGtcaatttgataaaaaaaaattggcTTTAATTAATCTTTTCCACGGGCACTGCATTTGTTTGAAACACTAACTGGCCTAGTGACAAATGTTTGCAGAATTTCAAGTGCTCCTTATCATTTGGGACGTatagcattatgccataataaagaactaatCCTGAGATAATACAGTATTGGTACTCCAAGAATGTTTGCATCCCAAAAATCACACTGATAGGTTTAATATGAGCTTGGGGCCTATgtctttgtgaatctggacatacaaatgtgctctTTGAGTCGAATTATGAGTTTTattatggtttacgaaattctggTGCTctcggagtatcctctgatgtcctgtttcgttTATGATGTAATGTGAAGTCTCTTAATACTATATAGGTATGAACTTAAGGGCTACCTACGTCGTCATAGCTGTGCAGGTGCAGTAATGCCGTttcctggcgctctctggcaactgctaaatcgaATTTTGATGGGTTGCGGGAAAATACTGCAATtgttggtttgaaaagtgttacttttgaAGTACATTTCATTTTACACAATATGAGTTATGTTACATGTGCAAACATGCttttaatttcttaaatcgcagagcatTTCGTTCTCATTTATAGCTTAACACTTCGAGAAGATTTTCGAAAAGAcaaccagacatttatgtcatttactagtacatttgtgtgatgtatcgaagtgtaacacacgaaaaaaaaaaaagacggatatTGTACGTGAAAGttaagcttttcttgtagctacactagaCATAAATTTATGCCATTAACTTTTCATATTTGTATGTTGTGTTCTATGCGCTGAATCACTTCATTTACATGCGATACATCTTCTGAAAGACAAAAATAGAATTTtggaaaccattttttgctgttgcgTTTATGTGTTAATGTCTGAAGCGGATTGCTTGCACAGTTGATGAAGGCACCTGGAAAACAGGAGATGTGGTTTATGATTTAGTCAACACAGTTGCTATTTATCTTAAATTAGATGAGGTATAAACCGCTTCACTCTAACATTTCTACTTGTCCTTCACTGTGCAAAAAGGCACTCCATCAATATTAGCcgaaatttttgaaaaacaagactAAGCCTGACAGCCCAAGCACATTGGCTGCATTTACGTGGAAGCGAAAATTAGATTGCGGGATTGGAAAACTGGCAGCCAGAAACTGATTTccggaatcgattttgaagtgtttacatgaccacccagaagcggtattggaTCTGTTTACAAAATCCAGTTCTGGATGCCTCATGTGAACGCAATGAATATCTGCTACCATCAGCttgcgagatcatgtgacatgagctatgattggcttagaAAAGTGCATCGCGATCTAGATTTAAATTCTTCGGAGACTAAcgttctgtgtttggtggaatttgattATGTAAGTTCGTAATTCGagaatatgcagcatacatgttgctgcaaatcaaatatCTTTCGAATTCGCTTCACCTCCCCCGATCTTCGTTTCCTAAAGTGACGGGAGGttctacgccagtgtataaaaccttgaccattcaaaggattgacgaGTTTTCCCATTCCAAGCGAAAGTATAATTTCTcacctgggaggaagtgtattttttaaTAGGGAAGAGTCTGGGAATTTTTTCCCTTGTCCGCGTATGAACCCTGTGAAATCAACATCAGAGCTCCGCAAATTCCAACTTTGTTTGCTCCTTCCTGTTTTTCTGCTTTTTGGGTGATATGCAGTAAACTAAATTGCCAGTAGCCTTCCATCATTTGAATCTGCTGGTTGCTCTCTAATAAATTTGTAGTATTATTACTCCCATCTGTCATTAAAATTGGACTATGAAATCCAGATCATTTTCTGATACTGACATAGTAGTACAAACAACAATAACTATGACTTACTGTGAACTGTTAAGACATCTCACATTTATAGTTGTAAAATAGGTAATGGAGGAAAAAAAGTACTACTGAAAACAATCAACAGTGTTACTATCCACTTCCATTCAGAAGTAGATAAAATCAGTAATCTCGGTGTATAATTTGTGTATTGTCTTCAGTATCTTAcatgcattctctctttctcaCAAACGTTTTTACATTTATCTAGTTGAGATTATTTTTTACTTGTGTAATCTTTTGTATCAGGACCTCTTCAAGTTGTTGTGGCAGCTGGTCCTTACACACAGACTGATACATTGATGTATCAGCCATTGGAGGACTTAGTGTCTTACATAAGAAACCATGAGCCACATGCATTGATACTAGTGGGGCCATTTGTAGACGCCAAGCATCCACATGTTGAGGAAGGAAAACTTGCAGAAACACATGATTCTCTGTTTGAGAAGATAGTTGAAGGAATTATGGAACCACTTAGAGGGTGAGGTTATGTTGCTGACAGCATGAGCTTTCAACATATTATTTATCTGACGGCATTGTTTATGTTCTAGTTGTAGTGTATCGAGAAAGGGTATAAAAAATCCCAGTAGTgaaactttattttccttccaggtCTCACACACAAGTTGTTGTTGTACCATGTTGGCGAGATGTCCATCATCACGTGATATACCCAACACCACCATTTTTACGTACAAAAAGATTAATGTATACTAACTTGCATTTTATGTCTGATCCGTGCCAGTTTTCAATCTGTGGTGTTAAGTTTGGTGTTACATCTGTAGACGTCTTGTTCCACCTTGGGAAGGAAGAGATATCTTAGTAAGTGGTGCTAGATAATATTGTAAGATATAGTAACTCTTAAGTTGGTTGAAGTTTGACTCTGTTTGGTTTTAAAATATCCACAGAACCCAAACTAGCCTCTTACCTGACTGTTTTGTGATACTTCAAATTTGGTTTTAGTCATGTTAAACTGAAAGTTAATTCAGTGATAAGATCAATACAAGAGTAGAAAGTATGCAAAATGTGTTGATATGTGCTGTGGCATTTGTTTGTTAGCTACACCCATGTTGTAACTGAGACAAGTGTCATTGCGAACATCAGGTTGCATAAGTAATGTACGAGTGTGGTACATAAAGTTAGTAAATTTTCAATGCATTCTTGCAGTCCTGCTCAGGGTTCAGACCGTCTTGGGCGGTTGGCTAGTCATGTTCTGTCCCAGCGGAACTTCTATCCACTTTTTCCACCTGCTGAAGAGTTAAGTGTGGATCTGGGCCACTGGGAAAAACTTTCACATCTTCCTGTTGCACCACACATTCTTATTTTGCCATCAGATTTACGTTATTTCATAAAGGTGAGTTTAATATTTCCAGTGCCTATCGGTAATTGTATGCAGTGCATAACTTGTAGAATTTAAAGTACATTTCCCACAAACAGTATTcatatctatctctatctctctctctctctctctctctctctctctctctctctctctctctctctctctttctctcttatctgactattaaaaatttgATTTATACATTGATTCTATTGTCAATAGTACATAGAATTGTATTGGATGTAATAAGTTTTTTCTAATTACAGTTTTTCATGGAATTGTTTCAGAACATAAAAGGTTGCTTGGTTGTTAATCCAGAGCGGCTTGCCAAAGGATTGGTTGGTGGGAGTATGGCACGTTTAGAAATAAAAGCTGCAGGACAAGGATCGCAGTTTCCTGTCAGTGTTATTGCTCAGATTTTGAAGATTTAACTGTATTAATGGACTTccaaattttaaatataattatgtaCTTCATGCTTCGAAATAATTTTAAGATAATAGGACTGAGATGAAACATGCACACAGTTGGTCCAGTGTCAAATTTCCTGCAGATTTTAAGCCTTCCTGAATCATGTGTGTCAGATATTAGAAAACTCTAGTATTGTGAAGTTTTTTATGAAAAGATGCAAGTGGAAGTAGAaatttatgatggttttctttcaaGCTAAAATTGGCCCTGAATGGTACCATTCAGATGTGGCACTATTTTAAAGTGCCGTTACTGTTGTTCATTTAGTTGCAGCTCAAAAGTTGGCAAAGTAGTTCGTTTACGATGAGCACTTTAAAgttgaggttttcatttgattatttttttttttgtaaatgccaAACTTAATACCAGTGCCTTGAACTGCTGTGAACGATGTGTGATTATTGATCACTTTCTGAAAAGATGTTACATTAATGTGCAGAATTAATTTTTTCTCATGAGAACTGGTCCAGGTTTCTGAAAATGTGGAATCTTAAGGTGAA
This region includes:
- the LOC126471078 gene encoding DNA polymerase alpha subunit B isoform X1; translation: MFSKEGLREQFLSMGVRITDVALSKCLELCSTYNLSEDDLLETWMAYAVSNIGDADPTVDMLNQMERKELAKSIGTSATTSQNSSKKSSLMVYNVSLPENTNHSEILQLYSTPTAKRKEDVPKENTPDGSAVKKLVSQGRSPRAVFSPASFSPKVATPSTKYESRTNSGDIVLEHGNCEGALWSARTKFTPIVTHDEVKHQRFRFMFERLQEKAEILGDVIHELGQELLQQNNLSEPTNPTVRHAELFVAAGRVCCDANGRLNPSSVLLESEQSFGCGKSVALDLSQLETYSLFPGQIIAIEGVNLDGKKVIVKKLYTDIKPVLADSLPTFSNDDGPLQVVVAAGPYTQTDTLMYQPLEDLVSYIRNHEPHALILVGPFVDAKHPHVEEGKLAETHDSLFEKIVEGIMEPLRGSHTQVVVVPCWRDVHHHVIYPTPPFLRTKRLMYTNLHFMSDPCQFSICGVKFGVTSVDVLFHLGKEEISYPAQGSDRLGRLASHVLSQRNFYPLFPPAEELSVDLGHWEKLSHLPVAPHILILPSDLRYFIKNIKGCLVVNPERLAKGLVGGSMARLEIKAAGQGSQFPVSVIAQILKI
- the LOC126471078 gene encoding DNA polymerase alpha subunit B isoform X2; translation: MIGFSVMEKCLMEHVFSQRKEDVPKENTPDGSAVKKLVSQGRSPRAVFSPASFSPKVATPSTKYESRTNSGDIVLEHGNCEGALWSARTKFTPIVTHDEVKHQRFRFMFERLQEKAEILGDVIHELGQELLQQNNLSEPTNPTVRHAELFVAAGRVCCDANGRLNPSSVLLESEQSFGCGKSVALDLSQLETYSLFPGQIIAIEGVNLDGKKVIVKKLYTDIKPVLADSLPTFSNDDGPLQVVVAAGPYTQTDTLMYQPLEDLVSYIRNHEPHALILVGPFVDAKHPHVEEGKLAETHDSLFEKIVEGIMEPLRGSHTQVVVVPCWRDVHHHVIYPTPPFLRTKRLMYTNLHFMSDPCQFSICGVKFGVTSVDVLFHLGKEEISYPAQGSDRLGRLASHVLSQRNFYPLFPPAEELSVDLGHWEKLSHLPVAPHILILPSDLRYFIKNIKGCLVVNPERLAKGLVGGSMARLEIKAAGQGSQFPVSVIAQILKI